In Pseudobdellovibrionaceae bacterium, the following proteins share a genomic window:
- the rpsD gene encoding 30S ribosomal protein S4, with amino-acid sequence MSKKVGKIARYRIQRRLGVELPGLGKAGALERRPYPPGQNGNRRRKYSDFALRLEEKQKIRCNYELREKQLRRFIRDAKRGSGTNWVAKLAGLLESRLDSVVFRLGFAPSIRSARQLVSHGHVMVDGKIVTVGSCVLKPGAKVSLKPKAYENQIYLRAQQAPRLELPDFLRREEENGAQVGVVQAVPGLEHVPFQFDSGLFTEYYAARKA; translated from the coding sequence ATGAGCAAAAAAGTGGGCAAAATCGCTCGTTATCGTATTCAACGTCGATTGGGAGTTGAACTTCCTGGCCTGGGTAAAGCCGGTGCATTGGAAAGACGTCCCTATCCTCCTGGTCAAAACGGCAATCGTCGCCGCAAATATTCTGACTTTGCTCTCCGCTTGGAAGAGAAACAGAAAATCCGCTGCAATTATGAGCTTCGTGAAAAGCAATTGCGTCGTTTTATCCGCGATGCCAAGCGTGGTTCTGGAACCAACTGGGTTGCTAAATTGGCAGGTCTCCTAGAGAGCCGCCTGGATTCAGTTGTTTTCCGTCTTGGTTTTGCACCCAGCATCCGTTCTGCTCGTCAATTGGTGAGCCATGGTCACGTGATGGTTGATGGCAAAATTGTTACTGTTGGTTCTTGTGTATTGAAGCCTGGTGCAAAAGTAAGCCTTAAACCTAAGGCCTACGAAAACCAGATTTATCTTCGTGCCCAACAAGCCCCCCGCCTTGAGCTTCCTGACTTCCTCCGCCGTGAAGAAGAAAATGGAGCCCAAGTAGGCGTTGTTCAGGCAGTACCTGGTCTTGAGCATGTCCCGTTTCAATTCGATTCAGGACTGTTCACTGAGTACTACGCTGCTCGCAAAGCCTAA